A region of Trichoplusia ni isolate ovarian cell line Hi5 chromosome 23, tn1, whole genome shotgun sequence DNA encodes the following proteins:
- the LOC113504846 gene encoding glucose-dependent insulinotropic receptor-like isoform X2 produces MESNTTDFRSNVTLDEVIDFFNLNISNVNQSEVTQIHLFDLYEAYRTIEKEQLMVYKSVAYIIGTLIILSNLTVVISSGLILRKGQQPKSTYLLLGNVSLADTIVGMSLIFGVTVDNSVSSNPLCIFQIGMLVCPAMVSIFSVGLIAVDRYIYILHGLYYQRWFNTTRVRIGILCIWLVSIFISTLPAMGWTGKTFTDYRCWYIAVFPSALLLVLSFLVLSVIIMVCILYILILRSAVRAVDKIREFQETSYTNKAFIVDLPTVVISISECLEKGKHMELRKFDSDSQTQRSDSSGRRKGGCCRPNTHPSKIKAVTTVLLVTLCFLGTWAPYYVAVIMYVKCDIMKNGYECIPLEVLTLGPLYLLGVCNSLCDPIIYAWRHSGFKRSIKRIYFKYMLKHEL; encoded by the exons ATGGAATCGAATACAACGGACTTTAGATCGAACGTTACTTTAGACGAAGTGATAGATTTCTTTAACTTGAATATATCAAATGTGAATCAAAGTGAAGTGACTCAGATACATTTGTTCGACTTGTACGAAGCTTATCGTACGATTGAGAAGGAACAGTTGATGGTGTACAAGTCCGTGGCTTACATCATTGGAACTCTCATCATATTGAGCAACTTAACTGTTGTCATATCCAGTGGATTGATTCTCAGAAAAG GTCAACAACCCAAGAGTACGTACCTTTTACTGGGAAATGTGTCTCTTGCTGACACCATCGTTGGGATGTCTCTCATTTTCGGAGTGACAGTGGATAACTCTGTGAGTTCCAACCCCCTGTGTATCTTTCAAATAG GTATGTTGGTATGTCCTGCTATGGTGTCCATCTTCAGCGTCGGCCTGATCGCCGTGGACCGCTACATCTACATTCTCCATGGCCTCTACTACCAGAGGTGGTTCAACACCACGCGTGTCAGAATCGGGATCCTCTGCATCTGGCTAGTCA GTATATTCATATCAACACTGCCAGCTATGGGCTGGACGGGGAAAACGTTCACAGACTACCGCTGCTGGTACATCGCCGTCTTCCCCTCCGCCTTACTCCTCGTCCTATCCTTCCTTGTCCTATCCGTCATCATCATGGTCTGCATCCTCTACATCCTCATACTACGCAGCGCCGTCAGAGCAGTCGACAAAATACGAGAATTCCAAGAAACCAGCTACACGAATAAAGCCTTCATCGTGGACCTACCTACAGTGGTCATCTCCATATCTGAGTGTTTAGAAAAGGGAAAACATATGGAACTGCGAAAATTTGATAGCGATTCGCAGACACAGAGAAGTGACAGCAGTGGGAGAAGAAAAGGTGGGTGTTGTAGACCGAATACACACCCAAGTAAAATTAAGGCAGTCACCACTGTTCTCTTAGTAACTTTGTGTTTTCTGGGCACATGGGCCCCGTACTACGTAgctgttataatgtatgtaaaatgtgATATTATGAAGAATGGTTACGAGTGTATTCCTCTAGAAGTATTGACTTTAGGACCTCTGTATTTATTAGGGGTCTGTAATAGCCTCTGTGATCCAATAATTTATGCCTGGAGGCACTCCGGCTTCAAAAGAAGTATTAagagaatatattttaaatatatgttgaaACATGAATTATGA
- the LOC113504847 gene encoding 39S ribosomal protein L40, mitochondrial-like translates to MMNLSLLRQFSRLALRPPSRIPIRIRNITTTPAVQFKTTDQLCAEPMKKKKKIDPQIVKAREERRRKKLEKQIRRLEKNARQLKPIDELEVPLDLLDNFGKRKRPQPKLTAEVIEARALLQKDWARYKREEYISNVAQIDRIMAAQRRALDKLLEESEDLYNEAIMPDLQLIPYEIKGPVATPPIKSYESPDGEYIDVSKKWDN, encoded by the exons ATGATGAACTTGTCCTTATTAAGGCAGTTTTCTAG ATTAGCTTTACGTCCGCCTTCAAGAATACCAATAAGGATCCGTAATATTACTACAACACCAGCGGTTCAGTTCAAAACGACAGACCAACTGTG TGCAGAgccaatgaaaaaaaagaaaaagattgaTCCGCAGATCGTGAAGGCCCGTGAAGAGAGACGTCGTAAGAAGCTGGAGAAACAAATCAGAAGGTTGGAGAAGAACGCCCGGCAGTTGAAACCAATTGATGAGTTGGAGGTGCCTTTGGACTTGCTCGATAACTTTGG aaaacgAAAGAGGCCGCAGCCCAAGTTGACAGCAGAAGTCATAGAAGCGCGAGCGCTCTTACAGAAGGACTGGGCTCGGTACAAGCGCGAGGAGTACATCAGCAATGTGGCGCAGATCGATAGGATCATGGCTGCACAGCGCCGGGCACTGGACAAGCTGCTTGAAGAGTCCGAGGACTTATACAATGAAGCTATTAtg CCGGACCTGCAGTTAATCCCTTATGAGATCAAAGGCCCCGTCGCGACGCCTCCGATCAAGAGCTACGAGTCACCAGACGGCGAATACATAGACGTATCGAAGAAATGGGACAATTAG
- the LOC113504966 gene encoding carboxypeptidase B-like, whose protein sequence is MARLVVCVLLCVAAFVQAGHEKYEGHQLYRVSGLGDQIAELEANLDILSTKPGSKTASGKLEAVVRLSPEEKEQWLQYFDERNMAYFKMADNLADILREEESQVQVSRAAAKRSGKSIGFETYYRHDEINDYLDELAATYPDLVTVINAGLSYEGRQIKLVRISSTRFENLMKPVIVIDAMVHAREWVTTPVAIYIINQLVTEVADSPLTQDIDWIIIPLANPDGYEYTFEEDRLWRKTRSKSHPGAEECPGVDGNRNFDHYFGTSNASSNPCSIIYEGPHAFSEPEIRIIQDAVLSNLQRTSLYISLHSYGNMFLYAWGNNGTLPQNGLILHLAGVRMAAEIDKLALDKAKRYVVGNAANVLYYTTGTSRDWTKAVGIPLTYTLELPGYDYDFVVPPSYIKQIVTETWAGIAEGANYVLSIW, encoded by the exons ATGGCTCGGTTGGTGGTCTGTGTGCTCCTGTGTGTAGCTGCCTTCGTGCAGGCTGGTCATGAGAAATATGAAGG TCACCAGCTGTACCGTGTATCCGGTCTTGGTGATCAGATCGCAGAACTCGAGGCTAATTTAGACATTCTATCAACAAAACCCGGATCAAAGACTGCCTCTGGTAAACTTGAAGCCGTCGTAAGACTGTCTCCTGAAGAGAAAGAGCAATGGCTGCAGTACTTCGACGAAAGGAACATGGCGTATTTCAAGATGGCTGACAATCTGGCtga TATCCTTCGTGAAGAAGAATCTCAGGTCCAAGTCTCAAGAGCGGCCGCTAAGCGCAGTGGAAAGTCGATTGGTTTCGAAACTTACTACAGACATGATGAG ATCAACGACTACTTGGATGAGTTAGCAGCCACCTACCCCGACCTCGTAACAGTTATCAACGCCGGTCTCAGCTATGAAGGTCGCCAGATCAAGCTCGTGCGCATCTCGTCGACCCGTTTCGAGAACCTCATGAAGCCAGTCATCGTCATCGACGCTATGGTCCACGCCAGGGAATGGGTCACTACTCCTGTCGCTATCTACATCATCAACCAACTCGTCACTGAAGTCGCCGACAGCCCCCTCACTCAGGACATTGACTGGATCATCATCCCTCTGGCTAACCCTGACGGCTACGAATACACCTTCGAAGAG GACCGTCTCTGGCGTAAGACTCGCTCCAAATCCCACCCTGGAGCTGAAGAATGCCCTGGAGTAGACGGCAACCGCAACTTCGACCACTACTTTGGCACCAGCAATGCTAGCAGCAACCCTTGCTCCATCATCTATGAAGGACCTCACGCCTTCTCCGAGCCTGAAATCAGGATCATCCAAGATGCCGTACTCTCCAACCTGCAGAGAACCTCGCTCTACATATCTCTTCACAGCTATGGCAATATGTTCCTGTATGCTTGGGGCAACAACG GAACTTTACCTCAAAACGGTTTGATCCTCCACCTCGCTGGTGTCAGAATGGCGGCTGAGATCGACAAGCTGGCTCTCGACAAAGCCAAAAGGTACGTCGTGGGTAACGCTGCAAACGTCCTCTACTACACCACCGGTACTTCTCGAGACTGGACTAAGGCAGTGGGCATCCCCCTCACATACACTCTTGAGCTTCCCGGCTACGATTACGACTTCGTCGTGCCCCCGTCTTACATCAAACAGATTGTTACTGAGACCTGGGCTGGTATTGCCGAAGGTGCCAACTACGTACTGAGTATTTGGTAA
- the LOC113504846 gene encoding glucose-dependent insulinotropic receptor-like isoform X1, which translates to MESNTTDFRSNVTLDEVIDFFNLNISNVNQSEVTQIHLFDLYEAYRTIEKEQLMVYKSVAYIIGTLIILSNLTVVISSGLILRKGQQPKSTYLLLGNVSLADTIVGMSLIFGVTVDNSVSSNPLCIFQIGMLVCPAMVSIFSVGLIAVDRYIYILHGLYYQRWFNTTRVRIGILCIWLVSITLGFLPATGWTNTELMLTRCYYVALFPGSLILINSFLSIVPITAVVILYSIILVRALKTVREVKAGTKHIKENAKSHDNSKLRISRGTNKKANPQNLLPATPKCRLFKSASFNVNYVNEGGKVKPAISIKSKSNHDLNVNQTMTNGLRNINSQCKSTSHSMFSICTIESQVSNPNLLMPDDKPTRFQKQVKKVCNVTAICRKPKEPKEPNKWRAITIVLLTSGSFMITWMPFFITVTVFVFCEDKLTNPSCRHMRTLLGGPLAALAFLNSLLNPVIYTCWHKGFQKSVRTIYRKFFQKYICKNES; encoded by the exons ATGGAATCGAATACAACGGACTTTAGATCGAACGTTACTTTAGACGAAGTGATAGATTTCTTTAACTTGAATATATCAAATGTGAATCAAAGTGAAGTGACTCAGATACATTTGTTCGACTTGTACGAAGCTTATCGTACGATTGAGAAGGAACAGTTGATGGTGTACAAGTCCGTGGCTTACATCATTGGAACTCTCATCATATTGAGCAACTTAACTGTTGTCATATCCAGTGGATTGATTCTCAGAAAAG GTCAACAACCCAAGAGTACGTACCTTTTACTGGGAAATGTGTCTCTTGCTGACACCATCGTTGGGATGTCTCTCATTTTCGGAGTGACAGTGGATAACTCTGTGAGTTCCAACCCCCTGTGTATCTTTCAAATAG GTATGTTGGTATGTCCTGCTATGGTGTCCATCTTCAGCGTCGGCCTGATCGCCGTGGACCGCTACATCTACATTCTCCATGGCCTCTACTACCAGAGGTGGTTCAACACCACGCGTGTCAGAATCGGGATCCTCTGCATCTGGCTAGTCA GTATAACGCTTGGATTCCTGCCAGCCACAGGATGGACTAACACAGAGCTGATGCTCACACGATGCTACTACGTAGCCCTCTTTCCAGGCAGCCTTATACTTATCAACTCCTTCCTCAGTATAGTCCCAATCACAGCTGTTGTCATCCTCTACTCCATTATCTTAGTACGTGCCCTGAAAACAGTGAGAGAAGTAAAAGCAGGAACTAAGCACATCAAAGAAAATGCCAAATCTCATGACAATTCTAAATTAAGAATTTCCCGCGGGACCAACAAAAAAGCAAACCCTCAAAACCTTTTGCCTGCCACACCAAAGTGCAGATTGTTTAAAAGTGCATCCTTCAATGTTAATTACGTAAACGAAGGAGGTAAAGTAAAGCCAGCAATATCCATAAAATCTAAAAGCAACCATGACCTCAATGTTAATCAAACAATGACAAAcggtttaagaaatattaacagCCAGTGTAAGTCCACAAGCCATTCCATGTTTAGTATTTGCACTATAGAATCCCAAGTTTCCAATCCGAACCTCTTAATGCCAGATGATAAACCGACTAGATTTCAGAAGCAGGTCAAAAAAGTTTGTAACGTGACTGCGATTTGTCGTAAGCCAAAGGAACCGAAAGAGCCTAATAAATGGAGAGCGATCACCATTGTGCTGTTGACTTCTGGGAGTTTTATGATAACTTGGATGCCGTTCTTTATCACTGtgacagtttttgttttctgtGAGGACAAATTGACGAATCCAAGTTGCAGGCATATGAGAACGTTGCTCGGTGGTCCTTTAGCTGCCTTGGCCTTTTTGAACAGTTTGTTAAATCCCGTTATATATACGTGCTGGCATAAAGGCTTCCAGAAGTCTGTCAGGACTATCTACAGAAAgttttttcagaaatatatatgtaagaACGAGAGTTGa